A region of the Synechococcus sp. PCC 7502 genome:
TTCCTGTAGTTCAGACAGTGAAAATGGTTGGTTTTTATTGCGCTTATCTTTGCATGATCCTGTCATACCTCTCAATATTGAATCTAATATTGCAGGTGGAGTGACTAAAATAGCGACAAGACTTTTATCCTTCTTACAAACCTTAGAATCTGTATTTGATCTGAGTAGCCTGAAGAATCGCGAGCTTCAGTAACTGGCTAATCTTAATAACTGAGAATTTTAGATAGAAATTGCTGGGCACGTTCTGAGCGGGGAGTCCCAAAAAATTCTTCCTTGGTTGTATCCTCAATAATACTGCCGTGATCCATAAAAATCACACGGTGAGCGACCTTACGAGCAAATCCCATTTCGTGGGTAACCACCATCATTGTCATGCCTTCAGTTGCTAGTTCCACCATGACATCTAAAACCTCATTTACCATTTCAGGATCAAGAGCAGAGGTTGGTTCATCAAATAGCATCACAATTGGATCCATTGCCAAGGCACGAGCGATCGCCACCCGTTGTTGTTGTCCACCTGAAAGCTGTCCAGGGAATTTATGAGCTTGCACAGTTAAACCTACCCGTTGTAGTAGCTGCATTCCTTTGTCTGTGGCTTCCTGTTTACTGCGTTTTAATACTTTAATGGGAGCGATCGTCAGGTTATCAATTATAGTGAGATGGGGAAATAATTCAAAATGCTGGAATACCATGCCCACTTGCGATCGCAGCTTAGGTAGATTAGTTTTAGGGTTACCTACAGAAGTGCCATCCACCCAAATATCACCCTGCTGAAAAGACTCCAAGCCATTGACACATTTAATTAAAGTGGATTTACCTGAACCCGAGGGACCACACACAACCACAACTTCACCCTTATTTACCTGAGTTGTGCAATCATTCAAAACCTGAAACTTACCGTACCATTTAGAAACTTTTTCGAGGGTAATCATGGAAATTCTCCTTATCGGGCAGTACTAAGATTAGATTGAAGTCGTCTGACTAGGCGCGAAAGGGCAAAACTCATCAGAAAATAAATTACAG
Encoded here:
- a CDS encoding amino acid ABC transporter ATP-binding protein; amino-acid sequence: MITLEKVSKWYGKFQVLNDCTTQVNKGEVVVVCGPSGSGKSTLIKCVNGLESFQQGDIWVDGTSVGNPKTNLPKLRSQVGMVFQHFELFPHLTIIDNLTIAPIKVLKRSKQEATDKGMQLLQRVGLTVQAHKFPGQLSGGQQQRVAIARALAMDPIVMLFDEPTSALDPEMVNEVLDVMVELATEGMTMMVVTHEMGFARKVAHRVIFMDHGSIIEDTTKEEFFGTPRSERAQQFLSKILSY